The Mobula hypostoma chromosome 1, sMobHyp1.1, whole genome shotgun sequence genome includes the window GTTCTTTCGAATGCTCCatggcacccccaccccccactgatTGACAACATTCCCAGGCTGAGCAAACGCTCACTATCTCAGCTAAAGTCAAAACACTAGTCTATGAAGTTTAGCTAACAGAATACATTgtgtttgcagaaaactgctgaaATAAAATGCCCAACAGCATAGCAATACAAATACAATATTAAACAGGGCATTACATTCTCCCCTACCAAAAATAGTCACGTCCTTATGACTTTGTATGTTTTTGGAACTCCGCAatccattattaataacacagtatTCAAATGAATTTCATGATCTCAGGACCCCCAATCTATTTGTAAATGGAAGCAACACATCGCACTATTGGGATGGACGCAGTATTCTGTTTCCCAGGTGCATCATATGCCAGCTCATGTGGGGATTTCCTGACTTTCTGAGGTCTCCTTATCTCATCTTCAGTTTCTTCAGCCTCAATCACTCCTTGTGACTGTTCCTGTTAACTTCGGGATGCCTCCCAGTCTACCACTCGTATCTTCCAGTGTCTCAGCTAATCCTGGCCCCTGACTGAATTCAGCTTCCTTCAGTTTAAGCAAGTGCTGACAAACATCTTCAACCTCCGTTGGTGCtaactggtgagacctcacttggaaagGGGGTGTCCTCTGTAACTTTAGCTACTCCTCCAGGACTCAACATGACTGGTTTAGACTGGGTGTACTACGCAGTTCATAACTTACGTTCATCACTCTGCTTAGGaggaacttgcaccttctcaaaagcagctctgaacactgggtgaatggacaaggttttcaaaaaAATCTCTCCATTTCACTCCTTGCATGCTTCAATGAGCCTTCTAACACTGggagtatttgttcccacaaAAATGGAAGCTTCACTCTTTTCAGCGGCCGGACCCTTTAGACTTTCTCCCAGGCTCTGTTTTctcatattatctgagcactgccattcatccaGTAACTGAGATGTCTACTAGCCCAAGCCTCATTCTCTTTCCCCATAGGGTGTGGGTTTGACTCCAGAAAAGATTCTCAGCCTACGATAACTTTTGGCTCTCCGGAGGTATTTGGTATTTATCAACCGGTGATGTGATAGCCAAAACTAGCTTAGTACTTAAACCAAAAGCTGAAGGACTTTTCACACCAAAGTCTTCCCCTCACTGCACAGAAAAGAGAACTTATCTTCAAAATCTTCACCCTTAGCTACATTCTTGCCAACTCTAGAGATATGAACTCCCACCTCTCTAGGTACCCCTATCCTATAGGGCAGCGTGACTTCAGTCACGTCACTGGAAACGTTATTGCACCCGACCTTAATTATACTTAATCAATCCTTATATAGCTTTCCAATCTGGACAAATCCCCCAAAAAGTAACCCTCTCACCGGGGCTCGTAACTTGGGTCATTAGCTAACTCTGGTTAACAGTCACCAGACTCACAAGCAggtgtttgcgaagaaaaagctttgcttttcaggatgtatgttgtatacatttctctaacattaaattgtacctctgAACCTTTGAAAGCGAAGTGGGGGAAAGAGAAGGGAAAGTTGAGTTTGGAGGTAGGATAACGTTAAATATGGTGGAAATTGCAGAAaatgatgcattggaagcacaggttatggggtggtaggtgagaacaaaagGAAATCTATCCTTGTcaaggtggcgggaggatggggtaatggaaaatggaggagacgtgggtgagggcagcatcaatggtggagaaggGAAACTTTGTTCATTGATGGAGGTCAGTTCTGATGTCACGAAAAAGAAAGCCTCaatctgggaacagatgtggcggagatgaaggaactgagaagagggaatagcatttttacaggagacaggttgggaagaggcaacgtcaagatagctgtgggaattggtATATTTATAAAAAGATATTTTTATAACCATGgtggtgtccttcttccctttgaaaatttcttcttatttggaatatgtcTTGCACTACCCTTATTTTTcgcaaaaactccagccattgctgctctgctgtccttcctgcaaatgtccctttccagtcaatttcCGCCAGTTCCctcctcatgccattgtaatttcctttattccactgaaatactgacacattggattttattttttccctctcaaatttcaatgtgaactcgatcatattgtgtgaactgttccccaagggttcctGAACCATAAGTTCTTTTATCACCTCCAgaccattgcacaacacccaatccagcattgccgatcccctagtgggctcaacaacaagctgttctaaaaagccatctcttaggcattctacaaattctctcgaggtccagtactgacctggttttcccaatccactttcatgttaaaatccccaatgattatcatgacattgcctttctgacgtgccttttctatctcctactgTAAAttataatccacatcccggctgttgtttggaggcctgtatacaactgccattagggttcttttacccttgccatttcttaactcaacccatacagactctacaccttccaatcctatgtcatctctttccaatgatttaatattatttcttgtacacagagccacaccaccccctctgcctactaacctatatTTCCGATACATCGTATATCCTTgggcgttcagctcccaatggcagccatcctttagtcatgtttcagagatggccacaacgtcatatttgccatctgtagctgaatttcaagatcattcaTTTCactccttatgctgcgtgcattcaaatacaacaccctcagtccagtatttgttgctttctgttttaactgcaccacgcctttATTGCTCTGTAACTCATGAcactggctttgattaagcctcatctcctgcctgttctttctataatctctgttgcatgctatctttgatttatttgttttccccttcctcagccctatcattccggttcccatcccccatccaaattagtttaaatcctccctaacagctctctTAAATGTGACTGCTAGGATACTGGCATctctttgagttcaggtgtaacctgtcctttttgtacaggtcgtacctcccccagaagaggccccagtgatccagaaatttgaagccctgcccccctaCACCTTAcatcagtctctcagccacacatgaaTACattgatcatgctattcttgcacttgctagcacatggcacaggcagcaatcctgagattactaccctagagaccctacctttcagcttcctccctaactccctgaattctctcttcaggacctcctccctttttttttaacctatgtTATtggtgtaccaagacttctggctgtatATAGGTACATTTGCAATAATGGCACAGGAGAGGCCAgatgaaaaaaaaagattaagCTCAGACCATACCCCAAGATTGCCACTTACTACTTCAGACCTTGACCTCCTGGGCACAAATTACATATAACTTTGGAAGGTCAACGAGACATTGGGCAACACAGCTCATAAATGAAAATAATAAGCAGTAAACCTTTCATTCAGCTACCCCACAGGAAATTAAATTAACCCATACCTTTAAAATCATTTTTTTATCATCTTGAGTGGTACATTTGTCTACTTGAGTTACTCTATATTCAAGCCACTGCTGAACAACAGCACACTTCTCAGGGGTGGTCCCCAGTAGTTCCTCTCTTTTAGCTGCTTTTACCAGATGAGACGCGATGGTTATCAACCCCTCTAAACAAGGTCCATTATTTGTCTGCAGCACTGGAACCTGCAAAGTCAGAAAAAGATTATTTAACAAGCCATGCTCCTATAGTGTATTGTATAAACATTTATAAACTGTAAACCAATGGATGGGCTACTCAAGAAAATAGCTGTacataatactttattgatcaaaTATTTATCAGTTTTTAGGTATAGCGGCTGGGTGGACTAGTGAGCCCATCAAATGGGATTTTGCTTTTAATATGTGCACTGGCTGTTTTAACAGCTTCAGATTACCCTCGTACCTATAGACCGTCAGAAGAAAAGTAAGTCAACACAAAACAAATGATATTATCCTAGGCTCCTGAACAGCATGAAAAATTTTACTTGCCTCAACGTTAAACTGACTCCATAATctgttgcaaacacgaggaaatctgcagatgctggaaatacaagcaacacacatcaaagttgcaggtgaacgcagcagtccaggcagcatctctaggaagaggtacagtcgacgtttcgggccgaaacgtcgactgtacctcttcctagagatgctgcctggactgctgcgttcaccagcaacttttatgtgtgttccataATCTatcgattcactttcaaggactctacaactcacgttcttgtttaaaattatttatttatttattattggcacgatttgtcttcatttgcacatgggaatttgttagtctttgttatgTACAGCTTTTCATAAAGTTTATCatgtttattttcttgtaaatgtctgcgagaaaatgaatctcaggtaatatatggtgacacatacatattttgataataaatttactgaacTTTGAATAATTGTTTATCTCTTTTCTTGATCAGCTTGTATATCTAAACTTCAGGGAGGTTTGCAGGAAGAAGTCAACCAGTgtgataaagtgtaaaagcttttcccacttttattcccctccagcaAAAACAAAAGCTGTAATTCCAAGTGGTATCTTTTAAAAATGTAGTTTAAATGATAATTTCAAATTGGGGAAGATCCAAGTGTGTACCTTAGTGTGTAGAGGTGGGGCAGGGCTTGGTGGTGGGAGTTGGGACAAATGTGGGGAGCAAAAAAGAACAGTAATGTGTCAATAGGTGCTTGATAGTATGtgtggactcagtgggccaaagggtctatttctgtgctctGATCAATCTCTATACTTGCTCTGTACATTCTGCTAGTATACAATTATCTTTAATGAGAGTTGGTCACTGGGTCCCAGATCAGAAAATTGCAGTTCACTAACCTGCAGAGCAGGTCAAAGCAGTTAGCACCGTACACCCACGGCTGCTCTGAAAATACTGGTGGCTGAACTCCATAGATGGTCTTGCAGAGTTaacgagaatgcagaggaaggaATTGGCAACACAAAAAGGGTGTTGTCACAATTTCACGGGAAGGGGGTCAGGCAAGTttaggatcttggggtccatgtccatagatccttcaaagttgccacCGAAGTTGACAGggttagttaagaaggcatatggtgtgttggtcttcaatagtcgggggattgagttcaaaagccgtgaggtaatattgcagctccacTATACCCCAGCACCAGGGTATAataccctggttagaccacactgggaatattagaccattagatataggagcagtatggGGGTGGGTGTCAGGGGCTGCTTTTCCCTTCAGAGCGAACGAGGATGAGGAAGAGACGTTATAGATGTGTacatgatgataagaggcatagatcaagtggataggcagagacattttcccagggtagaagtgGCTAATATTCGGGGATATAATTGAACAGAATATGGGGGTGGGTGTCAGAggctgtgtttttgtttgttaaacacagtggtgggtgcatgaacaCCCTGCCATGGCTGCTGgctgaagcagatacattaggcacatttaagaaactctgagataggcacagggatgatagaaaatggagggctatgtaggacagaagggttagattgatcatagagtagatAATGTTAGTACATCACTGTCATCCAAAGTTGTAACTTTCTATATTCTAAAGATGTGAAATCATCAGGATTTGTTGTCATTCAGAGATCAATATGTTAAAAAAATCTGCTTTTAAGGAGATGCCAGAGGTTTCAGAAGTGATCAATGGAAAATATCACCTATCCTTATAGCAACTCTTAAAAAGCCAAATCACTTCCCTGATTAACTCTACCCATATGTCTTAGCAAAGGATCTACAAGGATGCAACAGGATCTAAAAGGATGAGGATGACAGGATAGGTTCATAGCACCGTAGGCTTAGGATGACACAAGTCTTCTACTCCATGATCAACCCCCTTTGAAATACACCAGCCTTTAGATTGCGACAGATGGAACTGTACACCTAAAGCTGCTCACACTCAATTAATATAGATGCTGGGGCAACCTCATTGGAGTGGGGCAATGACATCATCATATGGCATATCGCTGATGCAATGCCCCCTCAACCCAACATCCTGTCATGTTTTGAAAGAAAGCAAGAATCGAGACATTCTGAAACTTTACAAATTGATGCAAGTAATTTATAAGTTTAAAAAAGTTGATGAGAAACATTTCAATTAATCTGCCTCACCCTCTGACCCTTCATCCATAGTTAGGGAATACAGTCCCCAATCCTACATGGGTCTGACCTGAAGTGTGATCAAAGAGAATAGTTGCTCCCTGCAGTCTAGCAGCAATGTTTATGAAAGATTTGTTGTCATATATCACTCTCCAAACCATCAGGACATCATGCTAGTGATTTTCTTCAGAGCCGTCAGGAACAGCTGGAGAATCTTCTCCACAGACTTGAAACATCCTATTCACTTTATTTAACCTCTTGCTGTTCTAAACTTAAGTCTCAAACGTATTAGATTACGCTTGAAGAAACAGGCTGATTACTCACAACTGCAGAATCATTTTGTTGTTCACTTCCTTACCAGAGCAGCAATAGCATCATGATTTGTGACTGCAGTTACATGACGTTCCAGAGGCAAGGTCTGACTAAAGCCTTCAGAGCATTAACCGAAagacctgagtcagtggtaacaATATTACTTCCAAATCACTGCTAACTACTATAGATTTTAAAATCTCATACACATTACACTATCATTTAAACCCTCACCATCTCAGCCCAACATTACCTGACCAAGAAAGATCTACTTAGACAAATTCCATTGACCAGTCCTCGGTCCACAACATACATGTTAAGCCACTCCAAATACGCACCCAAATTTAAAGGTTTCCTCAACTACCACCGTTTAAAGTTACAAATTCCAGAAGACCAGAAGGAGCGAGTGACAGCAGGGAAGCGATGGGGAAGAGGGGTCAGCCAGGTGACAGAACGCGaaggggtggggaaagggagccGAGGGTGAGATGGGGGAAagtgaagggaaggggaggggaggggggggaggagaggaagggacGGTTAataggagggaaaggggaggtaaAGGTTGAAGAAGAGGAAGGGAAGTGCACCAGTACAGAATGAGAAAGTGGCGCGGTGCCGGGAGGGTGATGCAAGAGTTGGGTGACCAGAGTTGTTCGTCCCTTCCCTCGGTCACCctgcatccatccatccatccatccactcACTCACTCGCACTCCCACCATCATACGCGACCTGACCGATTGACTGGCTGACTCACTCACCCCTTCCttaccctcccttccccattcccccccccccaccgccactcTTTTCCGATTCCCTCACTCACGTATCACCGACCCACAACCACCCTCCCCGACCCACTCCTTCACTGACCCTCCTCAGCCCCAGCGTCTTTTCCAGCGACGATAACTCCACCGCCGGTGACACCATCTTTCAGCCTCTAAATGAACGCCGCTCTTATTGGCCGAGCCGTTGCGGCCGGCCGGCAATCACTGGGACTTGCAATTGGCTCGGGCGCAGGCGGTGACGGACAAAGCCCCGCCCCCCGGATTTGGGCATCTGCAGCACCGCCTGCGGAGTCTGCGGGAACTGCAGCTGTcttgttcaagttcattgtcattcaactgtacacatattTACAGCTAAACtgaacaacgttcctctggggccaagatgcaaaacacagtacatacataaAATACAGTACATAAAGTTAACAGATAATATTAACAGATACAGGCAGAGAGACggatgatggggtggggggggtggtggtgcagTTTCTCCAGAACTATTGAGAATCCCGTCTCAGCTTTCCGAAGAACTGTACATGGTTGCGGAGCAGAGACTGAACCCATTGTAGGTGCCATGTCTTCTGTGCTGTGCATACATCATgtgtattatggtaactagtcatatTAGTGGGGGCATGGTAAAGGTGAAGGGAATAAGTTTCATATTCAAGCTTATTTCAGGGCAGTTTGTAGCTTGGAGGTCATACCTTTGCTCAGATAATGCTCAATAATGtttcactgtaggttttctaattGCAAATAAAGGATCGAAATAAAGAATTGGACTTTTGGAGCAATCATGGGAGCTCAGGGCATGTCACAGGCAAGAGGCAATTGTTTTGTTTGATCTTGGATCAGTCTTTCGCCACTACACCCTACATCATAAGCTATGTTATCAATTATCTACACTTTCTGAAAGATCAGAATATTAGAAAAGGTGACAATTGCTGATAACATTAATCTAATTGACTAATCCTCAAATAAAGAAGCAGCCCACTGGCTCTTGGAGCAAAATCCCGATGATATTGGGAATAAGAGAGTTGAGAAAGTCTCTTGACCATCCTTTAATGAGAACATGTGCTATTCTTCTAAACTGGAATGTctaatcaagtcaagtttattgtcggtAAGGTACAATTAAGAACTTGcatccagcagcatcacagacacattgaGTCAGGCAATACGCAGAACATGAataatacataaattatacaggCTTTTCTTCAGTCATAATGGataattgacctgaaatgttaactgtctttctctttccatattgtgtctgatctgctgagaatcatcatcactttttaaaaaaatattctgcTTTTCAAATGGATCACAGCTAACTTTTCCAACACCACATTCTCTGCTACTTCCTCCattttcaacaggatcctacaacTATACACATCTTtactccaaccccccccccccaccaacgctctccgctttccgcagggattgctccctccatgatttttttgtccattcgttcctccccactaatctcctttcTGGCAAGTGACTGAAATGCTACACCAGCCCATTCATGTCCTCCctaaagtccttccaggtgaggcagcaactTCACCTGCAACCTGTTGAGGTTgtgtactgtatccagtgctcccgatgcaagctcctctacaatggtgagacccAATTTAAATTGGGGGAtggctttgtcgagcaccttagcttcatccgccaaaagcagaatttcccagttaCCAAACATTTAATTTCTATCCCCTCCTGACATGTCGGTTCGTGGCCTCAGCTTCTGCCACGGtgagaccactctcaggatggaggagcaacacttcatgttccctctgggtagcctccaacctgatggcatgaacattgatttctccttctggtaactttttttctcttcttttcttttctcctccccctccactctTCATCCATTCTCTACTCTTTCCTCTTAcccacttctcctcacctgcctatcatgtcCACCTGGTgctccccctttctcccatggtccactctcctctcctatcagattccttcttcaccagccctttacctctcccaccaacctggcttcacctttcaccttctagcttgtcctctttccactccccccaacctttttattctggcaccttccccctttcttttcagtcctgaggaagggtcttgggctgggatggcaactgtttattcatatagacgctgcctgacctgtagagttcctctaacattttgtgtgtgtcactttggatttccagcatctgcagaatctcttgtgtttaacttTTCTCAATCTCTTATGAAGCTGGGATATAGAGTCTAATAGCAATGAAGCATGCTCTTCCCTctttgacagtttattcctctccatagatgctgcctgacctgctgagttcctccagcaatttgtgtgtcttGCTTCACCCCACCAAGTCTGCACTGACCCTCAAGTGCCAACTTGCATTAATCCTACACCAATCACCATTTATTTTGTTCTCCCCCCATTCTCATCagctctctctctcatctctcactgacgcacacattattgaattgaattgaatttattccttgcatccttcacatacacgacgagtaaaaatctttatgttatgtctccgtctgaatgtgcaatgtgcaaattataaatagtatgtacagtaagatatacaacagaacagtcaatatagcctagaaatacaattgtgtcagcgtgaattaatcagtccgatggcctggtggaagaacctgtcccggagcctgttggtcctggcttttatgctgtggtactgtttcctggatggtagcagctggaacagtttgtggttggggtgatttgggtccccaatcatcttttgggccctttttacgcatctgtcgctgtaaatgtcctgaatcgtgggaagttcacatccacagatgcgctgggctgtctgcaccactctctgcagagtcctgcgattgagcgaagtacagttcccataccaggcagtgatgcagccagtcagagtgctctcaaTTGTGGCCCTGTAGAAAGTcgttaggatttggggactcatgccaaacttcttcaaccgtctgaggtggaagaggcgCTGTTctgcatttttcaccacacagccggtatgtacagaccccgtgagatcctcagtaatgtgtatactgaggaacttgaagttgttcaccctctcaaccccagatccattggtgttactgtctccattcctccagtaGTCCataaccagttcctttgtttttgcgacattgaaagagaggttgttttcttgacaccactgtgtcagggtgattactTCTTATCTGTAGGGGAAATTTGCAGTGAACAAGTGGCCTTCAAACCTGCTCATCACTGGGCAGTGGAACCACTATGGAGCAACTGGAGAAGGTACGTGTAGTCACCAAGAAAGTGTTCTAATTCCACACTGACAGCActcagaagtcaggattgaatctgggtcacttgagctgtgtgagggagcagctcagCATATCTTCACAGGACAATCGCTCACTCTGGAATTAACCTTGCAAATCTCGGATGCTGAACTGTAGAATATATGAAATAGGAACAAGAGTTGTTCACCTCTCCTCAAGCTTTCTTGGCCTTTCAATCGGATCTTGGTTCCACCTGCATTTTCCTCTATTAcctccataatctttgattccaCTCAGGTCCAAAAatatgtttgttttcttttgcacattgcttgcttatcagtctttgtttgtctgcagatttttattgattctattgtatttctttgttctacggtgaaggcccgcaagaaaattaatctcagggtagcatttggtgacatatatgtactttgataatgcatttattttgaactttgaacctagcagtgtgggacccaaggcttctgtacttcctgcccattTACATTAAACCTATCATCTAATCTGTGCTTTAAAACTGTTAGCCAATGCCAGGATGGGAATGGTGAATTTGTTTTCCTCGTTAGTGAAGTATTAATGCTTTTTTGTTGTTATACAAAGCAATGTAGGAATGGTTTTACACAAAGTGGTGCAAATACATAATTTCTCCATTGAGTATCGTGTAGTTCCAAGATTATGCTGGCGTATCAACTTTAACAGAGTGAAATAACACAGAGTTATCGTACCAAGACTCCTTCTCTGTATTACAAAGAACCTTGAAGCGAACACAGATGGATGGCCAATTTCTAAATTCATGCTGTATCAAAATACAGGTAATAACTTCAGGAACACTAGCTCAGATTGGTGGGAGAACTGCTCCAGCTACATTGTTCTGCTTTGACTCTGAATTTATAAATAGAGAATTCTCCTCTAGCCCATGCTTGTCTTCCTGATGTGATTCATTGCCTCATCCTCTGTAACTTCATGTGACTCCATAACTTATTTGGTTTACTGTGCTTCTCAAGTTCTGATGTTCTGTGCATCCCAGATGGTGACTATGCTAGAAATATCTGGCTCTGCTATTTCTGCTCAgaaactctctctctccattaacTCGCTTCTGAAGACAACTCCCATTTACACGTATCTTCCTAATATCTCTGTAAGCGGCTTTGTGgaagtggctggagtttctacgGTTGTAGGGTTAATTTAGATCAAGAATTCTGTACTAATTGCATGTTAGTTGTAGAATATTTAAGCTTGCCCTCACTGGAGCACTCATTTTCCTTGTAGGAGTGTCACCATTTATGTAAAGTGATCTCAAATGCTTGCAAGAGTTTCTCCTGCCAGTCACCATTGCCAGTAAAGTCTGGGTCATCTTCCCCCCACCACCTGACTAGCATTTTCTTGCCTCAAACAATGTCCAAGTCTCTCTcactgatttcaaagttcaaagtaggtttattatcaaagtacatacatatcactgTATActtccctgagaatcatttttcttgcaggcattcacagtaaatgtgaagaaacacaatagaatcaatgaaaactacacaaaAAAAAGATGGGCAAACAATGGGAAAAATACaataattgtgcaaatacaaaaagaaaaacaaattattaataataataagaggggtgattgataagttcgtggcctaaggtagaaggagtcaattttagaaaaactagcacattcatttttcaacatagtcccctcctacatgtacacacttagtccagcggtcgtggagcatacggatcccttctttgtagaagtggtccactgcaggggtgattgataagttcgtggcctaaggtagaggaaGATGAGTTgaaactctaggaagaggtgcagtcgacgtttcaggccgagaccctcctgacgaagggtctgggcctgaaacgtcgactgtacctcttcctagagatgctgcctggcctgctgcgttcaccagcaacttttatgtgtgttgcttgaatttccagcatctgcagaattcctgttgtttgagttgaaACTCATCCACTTAGTCCagcgggtgattgataagtttgtggcctaaagtagaaggcaatgaggagaaacttcaaactttctgcattttcactcaaagtgttgaactgtacgtgcatgtaatgagagcgtcttggacgtctaagtggtccacagcaggggtgattgataagtttgtggcctaaggtagaaggagatgagttatacagctctcgttacatgcacgtgcaattcaactctttgcatgaaaatgcagaaagtttgaagtttctcctcattgccttctactttaggccacaaacttatcaatcacccctgctgtggaccacttctggaggtccaagacgccgacttctacaaagaagggatctgtatgctccacgaccgctggactaagtgtgtaaatgtaggaggggactacgttgaaaaataaatgtgctaggttttctaaaattgactccttctaccttagaccatgaacttttcaatcacccctcgtagataaataaataatattaagaacatgagttgtagcgaAAGTGAGCACATAGTGAGGCTGTGGAATTCGGCTCAGTGatgtagtgagtgaagttatggtTGGGGGGTAACAACTATGCATAAACCTGGTGTGTGGGACCTAAagtttcctgtacctccttccagatggtagcagtgcGAAGggaacatgacctggatgattGCTGCTGCTTTGTTGTAagtgtgctcattggtggggagggcccTACCTGtactggactgggctgtattcatcaccttttgtaggcttttccattgaagggcatcagtgtttccataccaagcggTGAAGCAACTAGTTAGTATACTCTCTatcatgcatctatagaagttcatcaaagcTTTACTTca containing:
- the eef1e1 gene encoding eukaryotic translation elongation factor 1 epsilon-1, which produces MVSPAVELSSLEKTLGLRRVPVLQTNNGPCLEGLITIASHLVKAAKREELLGTTPEKCAVVQQWLEYRVTQVDKCTTQDDKKMILKELNCYLEDKVYLAGNSFTLADIMLYNGLHPIVAALTHEDREKYVNVSRWFNHIQHYPGVRQHSAAIVFVRSRLYPTVH